GAACAAACGATTGATTAATTAAGTCTAAAGAATGATTAGACAGTTCCAAGGTATGATTTGTCTCTTCGGATGAGCGTTGTATAAAGTTAGAAATACCTTCAACCGTTGCTGTCATCTCTTCACTTGTGGTTGCAATACTATCAACCATCTCTGATTGCTGTCGAACATCTATTAACATATCCTTTACATAATCAAGTTCTGTGACATATTTTAGTAAACTATTGACTTGTTTTAAATATTCAACGGTTCTGTCTTTTTTTATGTCTTTCTTTACATCTTGATTAAGTAGCTCTTCTTGTAAGTTCAAAGGTAATTGTGTTTTACTTTCATTAAGCTCCAATGAGTTGCTTTTTCTTTTTTTCCAAAACATACTTCTACCTCCTTCATATTTTAATTGCATTTTATCATATAGGTAGACAAAAAAGAAGCTTTTTCAAAATGAAAAAGCTTCTTTGAAGAATGTATCTATTATAGAAAATACTGTACGCCTGACTTAAAGAGTTGTTGATCTTGTTTTCCATAAATATTTTTGGCAACATGTTGACCAATACGTTCAGAATGTCCCATTTTTCCTAAGACACGCCCGTCTAAACTCATTATTCCTTCAATCGCATACATTGAACCATTTGGATTATCTATAGGGTTCATCGTTGCTTGTCCTTCTTCATTGACGTAAGTTGTAACCACCTGACCATTTTGGAAAAGTTCCTTAATGACGGCATCGCTGGCTACAAATCTACCTTCCCCATGAGATAAGGGAATATGATGAATATCTCCCGGAGTAACATTTTGCAACCAAGGTGATTGATTGGACATGATTTTAGTCCTTGCCATCTTGGATATATGTCGTCCGATAGTATTATAGGTTAATGTTGGCGCATCCGCCGTCAACTCTCGAATGTCACCATACGGAACTAAGCCTAACTTTATAAGTGCTTGGAAGCCGTTACAAATACCTAGCATTAGACCATCACGTTGATTAAGCAAGTCCATTACCGCTTCTGAAACCGCTTCGTTTCTAAAGACTGTTGCAATAAACTTCCCTGAACCATCCGGCTCGTCTCCCGCACTAAATCCACCTGGAATCATGATCATCTGACTCGATCGAATCGCTTGAACAAACTCTTGAACTGATTGCTTTACCATCGATGGCGTCAAGTTTCTAAAAACAACTTCTTCAACATCTGCCCCTGCTTTTTCAAAAGCTCTACGTGTGTCATATTCACAGTTAGTTCCTGGAAAAACCGGAACAAAAACTTTAGGTTTTGCTACTTTATGTTTGCATATATATATTGAGGAAGCCGATGTCAACTGATCAGAAGTCTTACCTTGGCTGTCTTCAACTGTCGGAAATACATCTTCAAGAACTTCTTCCCAATGCCCTTGCAATTCATCAATAGGTATACTTGTTTGCTTATATGTAATCTTAGGCAGTACGGATGTACGCCCTAATTTTATTGCTGTACTTGGAAGCTTATAATCACTCATTGGATTTTTAAGTTCTAGTATAATGGAGCCATAAGAAGAGGCAAATATTTTCTCATCCTCAAGGGCTTCAAAGGTAAAACCTATTCGGTTACCAAATCCCATTTTCACGACTGCTTCTGCGGCTCCAAACTGACCTACACTATTTGCAGATAATATTGTTCCGCTATTAATCGCATCAAAAATCCATGTATAATTAGATTTTAATACATCAATGACCGGAAGGTCATGGGCATCTCTTGGTAATTCAACCATAACAACATCATGATCGCCCGCTTTAAACTCATTAGAGACAACTGTTGTTACATCCACAACATCCACTGCAAAAGAAACCAAAGTCGCCGGAACATCAATATCATGGAATGTTCCTGACATAGAGTCCTTGCCGCCAATAGATGCAAGTTTTAGTTGTTCTTGAATATAATATGCTCCCAGTAATGCAGATAATGGCTCTCCCCATCGCTTAGGGTCGTTACCTAATCGCTTAAAGTATTCTTGGAATGTAAAGCGCATCTTTTTATAATCTGCCCCTACAGCCACGCCTTTTGCGATGGAATCAACCACTGCATAAACCGCTCCATGATATGGGCTCCAGCTAGACAAATATGGATTGTAGCCATAACTCATCACCGTTCCTGTTGTGGTTTCTCCATGAAGCACTGGAATTTTTGCAACCATGGCTTCCATAGGGGTTGTTTGATATTTCCCACCAAAAGGCATAAATACAGACCCTGCACCAATTGATGAGTCAAAGTGTTCTATTAACCCTTTTTGAGAGCAACTATTTAAATCTGCTACCGCACGAACAAAACTTTCCTTATACCCTTGTTGCTGAGTAAGCGTTTTAACCTGTTCACGTTCTTGTTCAAAATAGCTTTGGGCATCTGGTGCTGATACATAGGCTTTCATCTCAACTAAAGCTCCGTTTGTATCGAGAAAATCTCTACGAATATTGACAATCTCTTGACCTTTCCATGTCATAATCAAACGTTTTTCTTCGGTAACCGTTGCCACATGCGTTGCTTCTAAATTTTCTTTTTCAACAAGTTCAATAAATTTTTGCTTATCTTTAGGATCAATCACCACCGCCATACGCTCTTGGGATTCAGAGATTGCCAGTTCTGTTCCGTCTAAGCCATCATATTTTTTGGGGACAACATCCAAATCAATAATAAGTCCATCGGCGAGTTCACCAATAGCCACAGAAATACCACCTGCACCAAAATCATTACATTTTTTTATCATTTGACTTACGGTTTCATTTCTAAATAATCGCTGTATTTTTCGTTCGGTTGGCGGATTACCTTTTTGTACTTCTGCACCACATGTGTGGATTGATTCTGCTGTATGCTCCTTAGATGAGCCTGTCGCACCTCCACAACCATCACGTCCTGTGCGACCACCAAGTAAGATAATATAATCGCCTGGATCAGAGGTTTCACGAATAACGTTTTTCTTAGGTGCTGCTGCAATAACCGCACCTATTTCCATACGTTTTGCCACATAATTTGGATGATAAATTTCACGAACCAATCCGGTCGCCAATCCAATTTGGTTTCCATATGAACTGTATCCATGCGCACTTTTTGTTACGATTTTGCGTTGTGGTAATTTTCCTTCCATCGTCTGACTAATCGCCACCCTTGGATCAGCGGCCCCTGTCACACGCATGGCTTGATATACATATGAACGTCCAGATAACGGGTCGCGAATCGCCCCACCTAGACAAGTTGCAGCTCCACCAAAAGGTTCGATTTCTGTTGGATGGTTGTGTGTTTCATTTTTGAACATCACCAACCACTCTTCGTTCTTTCCGTCAACATCCACATCCACCATTATACTACATGCGTTAATCTCATCAGATACTTCCAAGTCATCAAGATGACCTTCTCTACGCATTTTTTTCATCGCCATTAAGGCGATATCCATGAGACATATGGGTTTTTCATTTAACCGTTCTCCATATATCGCTTCCCGATCCGTCAAATATTGGTCATATGTTTTTTTGATCGGTTCTATACCTGCATTTTCATCAAATTCGATATCTTTTAATTGGGTTAAAAACGTTGTATGACGGCAATGATCTGACCAATATGTATCTAAAGCACGAATTTCTGTAATTGTCGGATTTCTTTTTTCAACACATCTAAAATAATTTTGCGTGTGTAACAAATCTTTGTTTGTCATGGCTAATCCAAGATTATCCCATAATTTATCAATGCCTTTTTCATCTAAGTCAATAAATCCTTCAACCTGTTCCACTGCATGAGGAACCTCATAATCTAATTCCAATGTTGTCGGTTTATCTAAGTCTGCTTCACGTGAATCCACTGGATTAATGCAATATTTTTTTATACGTTCCAAATCCTTTGTAGGTATATTGCCTGATAATACGATTATTTTTGCCACACTGACAATCGGATTTGCATCACTCTCAATAAGTTGAATACACTGCACTAAGGAATCGCTTCGTTGATCATATTGCCCAGGTAAATATTC
This sequence is a window from Vallitaleaceae bacterium 9-2. Protein-coding genes within it:
- a CDS encoding phosphoribosylformylglycinamidine synthase → MAIKRIFVEKKVGFDVEAKQLHADLTENLNLKNITNVRILHRYDTDHLSEAIYQRSIDTIYSEPTVDDVYIENYALQEDEVAFGIEYLPGQYDQRSDSLVQCIQLIESDANPIVSVAKIIVLSGNIPTKDLERIKKYCINPVDSREADLDKPTTLELDYEVPHAVEQVEGFIDLDEKGIDKLWDNLGLAMTNKDLLHTQNYFRCVEKRNPTITEIRALDTYWSDHCRHTTFLTQLKDIEFDENAGIEPIKKTYDQYLTDREAIYGERLNEKPICLMDIALMAMKKMRREGHLDDLEVSDEINACSIMVDVDVDGKNEEWLVMFKNETHNHPTEIEPFGGAATCLGGAIRDPLSGRSYVYQAMRVTGAADPRVAISQTMEGKLPQRKIVTKSAHGYSSYGNQIGLATGLVREIYHPNYVAKRMEIGAVIAAAPKKNVIRETSDPGDYIILLGGRTGRDGCGGATGSSKEHTAESIHTCGAEVQKGNPPTERKIQRLFRNETVSQMIKKCNDFGAGGISVAIGELADGLIIDLDVVPKKYDGLDGTELAISESQERMAVVIDPKDKQKFIELVEKENLEATHVATVTEEKRLIMTWKGQEIVNIRRDFLDTNGALVEMKAYVSAPDAQSYFEQEREQVKTLTQQQGYKESFVRAVADLNSCSQKGLIEHFDSSIGAGSVFMPFGGKYQTTPMEAMVAKIPVLHGETTTGTVMSYGYNPYLSSWSPYHGAVYAVVDSIAKGVAVGADYKKMRFTFQEYFKRLGNDPKRWGEPLSALLGAYYIQEQLKLASIGGKDSMSGTFHDIDVPATLVSFAVDVVDVTTVVSNEFKAGDHDVVMVELPRDAHDLPVIDVLKSNYTWIFDAINSGTILSANSVGQFGAAEAVVKMGFGNRIGFTFEALEDEKIFASSYGSIILELKNPMSDYKLPSTAIKLGRTSVLPKITYKQTSIPIDELQGHWEEVLEDVFPTVEDSQGKTSDQLTSASSIYICKHKVAKPKVFVPVFPGTNCEYDTRRAFEKAGADVEEVVFRNLTPSMVKQSVQEFVQAIRSSQMIMIPGGFSAGDEPDGSGKFIATVFRNEAVSEAVMDLLNQRDGLMLGICNGFQALIKLGLVPYGDIRELTADAPTLTYNTIGRHISKMARTKIMSNQSPWLQNVTPGDIHHIPLSHGEGRFVASDAVIKELFQNGQVVTTYVNEEGQATMNPIDNPNGSMYAIEGIMSLDGRVLGKMGHSERIGQHVAKNIYGKQDQQLFKSGVQYFL